The following are from one region of the Anomaloglossus baeobatrachus isolate aAnoBae1 chromosome 1, aAnoBae1.hap1, whole genome shotgun sequence genome:
- the LOC142258932 gene encoding uncharacterized protein LOC142258932, with product MTWYKRLRLDVSKLISLVESMPCLWDPTSPEYMQKNKRDESWLLICQELYPQWHEANKSLQTKIENDVRKRWRSVRDRFNKIRFEPGKSGSSPVKPNFIYYNDLKFLSSGRVLRPTDGNIAPKKNMDRSQDNINPAQIQPAIEEEINTEQTHLESDVETRSLEPSVSNTNQDPQPVSYQKAKGKKKNIPSNKEINQDQLTNQTIEILKSATQDDEFDNFAISVAFRLRKLPEKKKTSACMTAICGLLACFEDEGKFPTGGEIVHLCEKTFEQKNNPLVLTQSQPHFQTNKQRVGLYSECPDTYSAQNIQPYNPMKQSKEYSQSISENYHTTNIVRNRPNEQMSGFYTNELFSQP from the exons ATGACTTGGTATAAGCGCTTGAGATTGGATGTCTCCAAACTTATTAGTCTG GTTGAATCAATGCCATGTTTATGGGATCCCACGTCGCCTGAGTACATGCAAAAAAACAAACGTGACGAAAGCTGGTTATTGATCTGTCAAGAATTATATCCCCAATGGCATGAGGCAAATAAAAGCCTCCAAACTAAGATTG AAAATGATGTACGGAAGCGATGGAGATCAGTCCGTGACAGATTCAATAAAATCAGATTTGAACCTGGTAAAAGTGGATCCTCGCCAGTTAAACCAAATTTTATTTATTATAATGATTTGAAATTCTTAAGTTCTGGCCGCGTTTTAAGACC GACCGACGGAAATATCGCTCCGAAAAAGAACATGGATAGATCACAAGATAATATCAATCCTGCACAAATACAACCAGCCATTGAGGAAGAAATTAATACCGAACAAACACATCTGGAGTCTGATGTTGAAACCAGATCATTGGAACCATCTGTTTCCAATACAAATCAAGATCCCCAACCTGTGAGTTATCAgaaagcaaaaggaaaaaaaaaaaatattccaagcaATAAAGAAATAAACCAAGATCAATTAACAAATCAAACTATTGAAATATTAAAATCAGCAACCCAAGATGATGAGTTTGACAATTTTGCCATTAGTGTCGCTTTTCGTTTAAGAAAattacctgaaaaaaaaaaaacctctgcatGTATGACTGCTATCTGTGGTTTATTGGCCTGTTTTGAGGATGAAGGTAAATTTCCAACAGGTGGTGAAATAGTTCATCTTTGTGAAAAAACATTTGAACAGAAAAACAACCCATTAGTTCTAACTCAGTCACAACCACAtttccaaacaaacaaacaaagagtTGGTTTGTATTCTGAATGTCCGGATACATATTCTGCCCAAAATATACAACCTTATAACCCTATGAAACAAAGCAAAGAATATTCTCAATCTATTAGTGAGAATTATCACACAACTAATATTGTGAGAAATAGACCAAACGAACAAATGTCTGGTTTTTACACAAATGAATTATTTTCACAGCCATGA